Proteins from one Methanosarcinales archaeon genomic window:
- a CDS encoding 50S ribosomal protein L15: MKKNVTKFRGSRTCGGGTSKNRRGGGSRGGRGKAGGCKHHFVRNYMQGIAYGKHGFKRPQKSISYESIVNVGELDELVQQLVVEGLAQKNGDVFHINLIDLEYPIDKVLGNGTITKPMVITVSKCSAKAEYKIEEAGGKVIEFQAPEMEVADADIPASDVEEDVDQS, from the coding sequence ATGAAGAAGAACGTGACCAAATTCAGAGGTTCCAGGACATGCGGTGGCGGTACCTCTAAGAATAGAAGAGGTGGAGGCAGTCGCGGTGGTCGGGGTAAGGCTGGCGGATGTAAACACCATTTTGTGCGCAATTATATGCAAGGGATAGCCTATGGTAAACACGGGTTCAAACGGCCCCAGAAGTCGATCTCATATGAGTCCATTGTGAATGTGGGTGAACTGGATGAACTGGTACAGCAGCTGGTTGTGGAAGGGTTAGCTCAAAAAAATGGTGATGTGTTCCATATAAATCTGATAGATCTTGAATATCCTATTGACAAAGTGTTGGGTAACGGGACAATTACTAAACCCATGGTTATTACGGTCTCTAAATGCAGTGCAAAGGCAGAGTATAAGATCGAGGAAGCCGGTGGGAAAGTTATAGAATTCCAGGCTCCCGAAATGGAAGTTGCAGATGCTGACATTCCAGCATCCGATGTTGAAGAAGATGTCGATCAATCATAA
- the secY gene encoding preprotein translocase subunit SecY: MTFKDTIEPFLRQLPAVSRPEGHVHFKKKLGWTVGILLMYFALSNVPLFGMSPESVDLFEQYRAFFAGASGSLMLLGIGPIVTASIVLQLLVGADVIKMDMSNPQDQAIFQGAQKLLVFVMIVLEGLPQIIGGFIKPDTGLATVLANDFNLSMAGGLDLVILIIFIQIFIGGTLVLFMDEVVSKWGIGSGVGLFIVAGVAQSIVTGLFSISRPGGPGSAPVGVLPKWLYFTTDIGLGNIFSGNIFQNVFIDGGILALITTVIIFLGVVYVESTRIEIPLAHSAVRGARGRFPVKLIYASVLPMILVRALQANIQMVGLLLYSKGVTFLGGFTGNTATSGLMYYLAPLNSPRDWIPSLVSQNFGELNTQYANTTGFVPVTTPAIWQIGLHVFVDAFMLIFGGILFALFWVETTGMNAKNTAQKIHNSGMQIPGFRRNIDSIEKVMKRYIPRVTIIGGAFIGLLTLVASLMGTLGGAGGTGLLLAVSIVYRLYEDLASEQMMEMHPMMRQFLGGT; the protein is encoded by the coding sequence ATGACTTTTAAGGACACCATCGAACCATTTTTAAGACAACTTCCCGCTGTATCGAGACCTGAAGGGCATGTTCATTTCAAAAAGAAGCTGGGGTGGACAGTAGGGATACTGCTGATGTATTTTGCTCTTTCTAATGTTCCTCTTTTTGGCATGTCACCAGAATCAGTGGATCTTTTCGAGCAGTACAGGGCATTCTTTGCAGGGGCTTCTGGCTCACTAATGCTGTTAGGTATAGGCCCCATAGTTACCGCGTCCATTGTGCTGCAGTTGTTGGTGGGTGCCGATGTTATAAAGATGGATATGAGCAATCCTCAGGATCAGGCTATCTTCCAGGGTGCCCAGAAACTATTGGTCTTTGTAATGATAGTACTGGAAGGGCTGCCCCAGATAATAGGCGGATTTATCAAACCAGATACAGGTCTGGCCACAGTGTTGGCAAATGATTTCAATCTCTCAATGGCTGGAGGATTGGATCTGGTAATTCTAATTATATTTATTCAAATATTCATAGGCGGAACCCTTGTCCTGTTCATGGATGAGGTGGTATCCAAGTGGGGTATCGGCTCTGGTGTGGGATTGTTCATTGTTGCAGGCGTTGCCCAGTCTATTGTGACCGGCCTGTTCAGCATCAGCCGCCCTGGTGGTCCTGGTAGTGCTCCTGTGGGTGTGCTGCCCAAATGGCTGTATTTTACCACAGATATTGGATTGGGTAATATTTTTTCAGGTAACATTTTTCAGAACGTGTTTATAGATGGTGGCATCCTTGCACTTATCACCACTGTGATAATATTCCTTGGTGTGGTGTACGTGGAATCAACCCGGATCGAGATCCCGTTGGCGCACAGTGCTGTAAGGGGTGCAAGGGGAAGATTCCCTGTAAAGCTCATATATGCAAGTGTACTGCCCATGATCCTGGTAAGGGCACTGCAGGCCAACATCCAGATGGTGGGTTTGTTGTTATATAGTAAAGGTGTAACGTTTTTAGGAGGATTCACGGGCAATACCGCAACAAGCGGCTTGATGTATTATCTTGCCCCCCTTAATAGTCCCAGGGATTGGATCCCCAGCCTTGTTTCCCAAAATTTTGGTGAACTCAATACCCAGTATGCAAATACTACCGGTTTTGTACCAGTAACCACACCTGCTATCTGGCAGATCGGACTACATGTTTTTGTTGATGCGTTTATGTTGATATTTGGCGGTATCCTATTTGCACTGTTCTGGGTAGAGACCACAGGTATGAATGCAAAGAACACGGCCCAAAAGATACACAATTCAGGTATGCAGATACCAGGATTTAGAAGGAATATCGATAGTATTGAAAAGGTCATGAAGCGGTACATCCCCAGAGTTACGATCATTGGCGGTGCATTTATTGGTCTTTTGACCTTAGTGGCCAGTCT